The genomic stretch TCACGTTGCCGCTGGAGGCCACGAAGTAGCCCCGAGCCCAAAGATGCCGACCCCAGAATTGTTTTTGCAGATGCTTGAACTCCGCCAACAGCTTCCGCGACGTCTTCCCCTTGATCGCCTGCATGATCTTGCTCGGCGACAGGTTCGGCGGACACGACAACAGCACGTGCACATGGTCGCTCGAAACCGAGCCTTCGATGATCTCGATGTCCAGAGTCCGACAGATCTCTCGAACCAGACTACGAAGCCGAATGCCGACCTCGCCCGACAGAATCGCCTTACGATACTTCGGAATCCACACGAAGTGGTACTTGAGATCGAAACGGCTATGAGCTCCCGTGCGATAACGCTCCATAGCCCACAGTTTAGCCCAACACACTCACGTCCTAAAGGTTTCGCCTGAAGGCGAGGGGTTTAGACCCATCGCAAGGACACTAAGGGCCTATCGTCGCGGCCTCGGACCCATCAGATAAACGACGCCGAGATGAGCACGTTGGTTGGTCGTCGCACCGACGACGTTGCTAAGTCCCCAGCCGTAATCGAATCGCAGCGTGAGGCGATCGCTGCAACTGAATCGTGCTCCGGCTCCGGTCGAGGCGAGCACTTGGGAGGCGACCTCGCCGGGAACCGGATTGCGAACATAACCTCCGCCGTAATCCAAGAACGTAAACGCGCGGAGGACTTTCCGGTCTCGCGTGGTCCCGATGATCCACGGTTGCGGACCGAGCTCAAGGTTCGTGAAGTAGCCGATATCGCCGTTGAATACGCGCTGATCGTAGCCGCGAATGGAATCGTACCCGCCGAACCCGAGCATTTCGCTATAGAGAAGTCGCTGACTCGCGACCTGCCCGGTGACGCGTCCCAATAACTGCAAGTTCCACGGTAAGGCCGTGACGGCTTCGGCCTTGGACCGGTTGTAGACGAATCCCGGTCGCGTGTTCGGGCGAATCGAGCTGAACCCCGCGGCATCGTCATAAGCGGAAAAACCGCCGTTCGGACCGACGAATAGATCGTTGGTGAGGATTAGATATTCGACATCATTAAAGCGCTGCACGCGATCGTAACCGAAGTTCAGTTCCCATAAATCAGCCCGACCGCCGACGACGGGCAGCTCGTTGAACTCCAAGTTGTTGTTCGTGCTCTTAAAGTCGTAGCCGAACGAGAGCCAGCTTTGCAGATAAGGGTCGTAGTTGAAGTACCGCAGCAGTGCGCCGCCGACGATCCAGCTTTGCCCTGTTTGAAGAAACGGATCGGGGCGCGCCGTGACGTCGGAATAGGCTCCGTAGGTTTGGAACGACCATTCGCGACTCCACGCCCGTTGGTAGCTGTAGGAATGAGCTTGCAGCCGATCGAATTGCGTGTCCGAAGTGTATTGATAGCTGAGTTGCCCGTCGCGCTTGAACGCATCGCCCCAGATCAGGCCGCCGTAAACGCGATCGATGCCGAGCAGGGGTACGCCGGTATCTTCGTAGCCGAGATAAGCGCGCCACGGCGCCGCATCGTTTACTTTGTAGATCACATCGGTTGTGCCGGGTTGCTTCCCCGGTTCGAGATCGACCTCCACGTTGCGAAACGGATTGCGATTGAGCCAAAACAAATCGCTTTTTAGCTTCCCTTCGATCAACCGATCGCCGGTTCGAGTGCATTCGATTTGATCGGCCAACATGCAGTTGTTGAACCAACATGCTCCTTCGACGCGGACCGCGCCGATTCGCGCTTCTCTCACCACCAGTTGAACGGTCCCCTGAGTGATCTTTTGCTCGGGAATGACTACGTCGACGACCGGTTGTCCATTGCGGCGATAATAGAGAATGATGTCGCGCGAGAGCTGGTTGAGACGTCGCAGCGTGAGCGGCCCGTCCAGGTATGTTTCCACGATCCGTTTGAACTCGGCACGATACACCAGCGACTGGGAGTCTTCGAAGTCGAAATGCACGCCCGTCAGATCGGCGAAGTCGTCGAGCGGTCGCACTTTCTCGGGGCGATCCAACACTAAAACCGCGTCCCAGCGCTCGACGAGTACGGCATCGCTGCCCGCTGCCGGTTCTACCGGTTTTTCCGG from Planctomycetia bacterium encodes the following:
- the tnpA gene encoding IS200/IS605 family transposase; the protein is MERYRTGAHSRFDLKYHFVWIPKYRKAILSGEVGIRLRSLVREICRTLDIEIIEGSVSSDHVHVLLSCPPNLSPSKIMQAIKGKTSRKLLAEFKHLQKQFWGRHLWARGYFVASSGNVTDEAIREYIRQQEGTEPDDGGDNFRVTPS
- a CDS encoding ShlB/FhaC/HecB family hemolysin secretion/activation protein, coding for MAYSDGTTLRVATMPYRLLRLIGVVSALVAPVAILNPLFAQDFQRYRPQTLPAPQYQPSIPEKPVEPAAGSDAVLVERWDAVLVLDRPEKVRPLDDFADLTGVHFDFEDSQSLVYRAEFKRIVETYLDGPLTLRRLNQLSRDIILYYRRNGQPVVDVVIPEQKITQGTVQLVVREARIGAVRVEGACWFNNCMLADQIECTRTGDRLIEGKLKSDLFWLNRNPFRNVEVDLEPGKQPGTTDVIYKVNDAAPWRAYLGYEDTGVPLLGIDRVYGGLIWGDAFKRDGQLSYQYTSDTQFDRLQAHSYSYQRAWSREWSFQTYGAYSDVTARPDPFLQTGQSWIVGGALLRYFNYDPYLQSWLSFGYDFKSTNNNLEFNELPVVGGRADLWELNFGYDRVQRFNDVEYLILTNDLFVGPNGGFSAYDDAAGFSSIRPNTRPGFVYNRSKAEAVTALPWNLQLLGRVTGQVASQRLLYSEMLGFGGYDSIRGYDQRVFNGDIGYFTNLELGPQPWIIGTTRDRKVLRAFTFLDYGGGYVRNPVPGEVASQVLASTGAGARFSCSDRLTLRFDYGWGLSNVVGATTNQRAHLGVVYLMGPRPRR